In the Arachis ipaensis cultivar K30076 chromosome B04, Araip1.1, whole genome shotgun sequence genome, ATCTGCAAAGGGAGCTTCAGATTCAAGAAACGACCTCCCTGAATGCTGGACCGCGACCTCTGAACGCCAGCGATCGTACGTGGTGGGAAACAGCACCCGTTGCGGAGGACGACGACGTCCACAGAACCGCTCGGAGCAGCGGTGGCAGGCTAAGCATGGCCAGCAGTGGCGCCGAGGACGGCGCCGTCTCGAAGGGGAAGGTGGATGACACAGATCTATTGGATCGGGAACCGACACCAAAGCCGCCTTGCAGGTTTACGGACGCTGTGGTCAGAGGCGGAGCAGCTGCAAGAAAGCCCGCACCAGAACCAAGACCGCGGAAGATGAACGACGCGGTGGTAGCAAGCGGCGCCTCCGCGAAGATTAAACATACAAGATCAAGAAAAACCTATTGCTAGATTGCTAGGGATACAAAGATTACTAAAAATTCTCCAACATAggaacaaatataaaataaacatttGTCACTTGCCAATCCCAAACACAATGAAATCAATTTGGATATTGTCACATTGCCCTCTCTCTCATATATACACGAATGTGAGCACGTCATTTCACATGCAACCAGCAATACATGATTCAAGAAATACAATTTGTTGAAAGAAAGAGCTCATCAATCATTCTGATGCTATGTCCTCTCCATATGATAGAATAAAGATAATAGTGCAAGTGATCTGCCACTGCAACTATGCTAAAGATAATGATTGTCATccacaaaaagaaaaatacaacttCAAATTTTAGCATGAAGTGTAAACACTGCACTTAGAATATGGTCTAGCTCCACCTGTCAAGTTTTTCCTGTAATGCAGGATCGATCTCCTCGTCTATATCTCCATCATCAAACTCTCTAGGAACAAAAGTGCTGTCTTCTGTATCAGACTGAGAGGCCTCGGAAACTCCATTAGCTCCATCAATTTGGGGTCTGATATTATGACCATTTATCTCCTATTAGAAGTAAAAAGCAATAAACACTTGGAACATATATAGTAAATAACTGAACTTGTTTTTTCAAATTTAACTTGAAGCCAAATTTGATATTAGATATTATGACTACCTTATTGTTCAGTTCAGAAGCTTCCTTCAAAGAAGAGCTCGTCTGTTGCTCTTTTCTTCTTcggtttttctttttattcttagaaTTTTTCATCTCCTTTGGATCTGTAACAAGATTTCTCACTAACAGTTAGGCATCTGCATCCCCAAGCAGATGaaacaggaaaataaaataaaatgctacAGCCTACAGAAGACCACTACTCAAGACTCAAGAGTTTCCGGACATTGTCAAACACAAAAGCTTAAATATAAATCCCACTGAATGAAATGATTGTATAACTAGGAAATTTAGAATAACTATTATATTCtaattattatgaaaaaatatAATACGAATCACAGTGGATATATGTTGTTTCTTCTTTAGAATTTAAATCATAATAACTTATGAATTATTCGATGAGTTAAATCTTAAATTGGTTCTTGAACTAAATTTGTAGTTGAGGTTtaatcttattttttaatttgtaattgccTCAACTTTATTTTTGGTCTTAACAATATTGACTTTTGATCGTCTTTGAGGTATATTCTGACTAATATTCGTGAACAGAATGATGACGTAGTTGGACAGAGGTTACGCGGGACAATCCATAACTATATTACAAAATTATTATAACTATTTAACTCAATTTAGTTCTTATAGTAGTTTATAGCTCTAATCCCAATTTGAACTCCAGAAAGTTGCGTCTACCATTAGAAGTCACTATCCTTCTTCTTTTCTGTCGTTGTTAGGCGTGTTTTGAAAAAGTGATAATGGGTGGAGGCAACAGCATTGTTGGTAGCTCCAACAACCGACGCTCTGAGAGAAGCTGTGAGAGGAGAACCACCAAAAGCATTTACGAACGGCTTCTAGAGAGGTGTGGGTGTGGCAGCCGATCCGTCCTCAAATAGTCAAGAATAGATGCAAATTCAGAGAGGTCAACCAGTGATTTTTGTTAATGTATGTAGCTAATTTCGTTGCTCTTTCAATATATAACATTTCTTCTCCATGGCCATGAAATGTGGTTGCAGAGTGTTAGCAAGAGGTGGTGTGGTTTTTTTATGCGGGCTGACAAAGTTCagcatgaaaaaaaaataattggtaGAGCTGATCCTGGATTTGAAATAAAGGAATGGATAATAAAATTCATCAGAAAGATTGGAAGCTTAAAATCCGAAGTTAGGGCTCTAAAAGTGGCATTCTGTTTGTTGTTAGTTATTATGTTAGTAATTGTGACAGTTGTCTGCGTAGCATGAAAATGGTGAAGTTCAATTTAGATATTGTATAATAAAAAAGTCTAGATATGATGGAGTAAATCCCCATAATAGTCCCTGAGATTCGGGTCGTTACCCAATGTGATCCCTGAGATCCCAATTGCACCATTATAATCCTCCAGATACCGCTCCGGGCACCATAATAGTCCCTGGACAGTTTtccggtgatgagtcatcaccgaCGATCTGATGTGTCACGAAGTTGCCACGTTGGATTAAGCCAAAACGTTGGCGTTTTGGGTTGGCGCCCCAATTTGACAAAAACGTTGTCGTTTGGcccaaaagaaaatatgaaacgCCCTTCATCATAAACACACCATCTCTTCACTTGTCTTCTCCACTTCCACTCTctgtctttttcttttcttcttcttcttcctcctctcttcATGAATGCCACTACGTTAGGGTTCCTTTGGTGAGATTGAAATTCTTACAGTCAGAAGAtatcaaaatcaagttttacTTCATCATTCGTTTCCTCCTGCGTCAGAAACAAGAGGTTCTGCCATTTGTaaaggtaattttttttattcttgttttgcAATGCATGATGATTTTTGTATATGCTTGTGTTGTTAGTGTGGTTGGAATGATGGTTTTTTTTTGTTCCGTTACTATGGTTCTAGGGTTTGATTAGGTTGGGGTTTCATGAGATGATCTGTTTGATTATGGTCATGCTCTGTTTGAAAATaatgctcttttactttcttaggGTTCCTTTGGTGAGGTTGAAATTGTTGCAGTCAGAAGACATCAAAATCAAGTTTCACTTCATCGTTTGTTTCCACCTGTGTCAGAAACAAGAGGTTCTGCCATTTGTaaaggtaattttttttattcttttttgcaATGCATGATGATTTTTGTATATGCTTGTGTTGTGAGTGTGGttggaattttggtttttttttttctgctacTATGGTTCTAAGGTTTGATTAGGTTGGGGTTTCATGAGAAACTCTGTTTGATTATGGTCATGCTCTGTTTGAAAATAATGCTCTATTTCATGGTCATGAGTGTTTTGTTTGATAAAACTCTTATCTGTTGATGTCTAATATCTATTTGATAAAACTCTTATCAGTTCTTATGTATAATGATGAAAATTTTTAAAGGGTCTATTTAACTTAagccattttaattttattagaagATTGAAAATAAATAGCAACATATTACTAGAAAAGTATACTCTTTATTAAGTTTGTAGAAGATGTGATGATATAGAACTTGAAACATacatattcaaataaaaattccaTGTCTAGCTACGAGTTAATATTATATTTGTTGCATACTTATTATAGGATTGCCAACTTGCCAGTTATCAGAGGGCAAA is a window encoding:
- the LOC110271271 gene encoding SKP1-like protein 21; the protein is MKNSKNKKKNRRRKEQQTSSSLKEASELNNKEINGHNIRPQIDGANGVSEASQSDTEDSTFVPREFDDGDIDEEIDPALQEKLDRWS